DNA from Paludisphaera mucosa:
TGGCGCTGCCCTTCCGCTTCTTCATCCTGAACGTGACGGCCGACCCGGAGCAGAAGGACCAAGAGCTGGTCTTCATCAATCCCGAGATCGTCAAGCGGCACTCGTGGGACGACGAGGAGGAAGGCTGCCTGAGCCTCCCCGGGCTCTACTCCAAGGTCCGGCGTCCCAAGAAGATCCGGCTCCAGGCGTTCAACATCGATGGCGCTCCTGTGGATATCGAGACCGACGACCTGTTCGGCCGGGCCATTCAGCACGAAATCGACCACCTCGACGGCAAGCTGTTCATCGATTACCTCGGCACGCTCGCGCGCCACGGGCTCAAGGGCAAGCTCCGCGAGTTCGAGTCGGAGTTTCGCCGGGCGCAGGCCGCCGGGACCTACCTTCCGGACGCGGAGATCGTCAAGCATCTGGACGCCCTGCGCGCCCCCACCACCGCCGCAACGGAGTGCCCGGCCTCGGCCGACGCCTGACCCAATCCCGCCGGGGCGTCGCCCGGGTCGCAGGAGGAAACCGTGACCGCTCGTAGCTCGATCGTCATGCTGGGCACCGGCGATTTCGCGCTCCCCGCCTTCTTGGGGCTCATCGAGGCAGGCTTCCGCATGCTCGCGCTCGTCACCCAGCCCGACCGGCCACAGGGCCGTCGTCAAGAGTTGATCCCGAGTCCGATCAAGGTGGAAGCCGGAAAGCACGACATCCCCGTCTTCCAGCCCGAACGCGTGAATGAGGACGAGGCCGTCTCCCACATCCGCGAGCTACGGCCCGACTTCATCATCACCGCGGCTTACGGCCAGATCCTGTCGGCCGAATTGCTGGGCGTCCCCAGGATCGGGTCGCTCAACCTGCACGGTTCCATCTTGCCGGCCTATCGCGGCGCAGCGCCGGTCGCGCGGGCGATTCAGAAGGGCGAGGCCGAGACCGGCGTGACCGTAATCCAGATGACGCCCCGCGTCGACGCCGGCGGCATGATCGCCATCGCCCGAACGCCCATCGACCCCGACGAGACGGCGGGCGAGCTGGAAGACCGCCTGGCGAAGCTCGGCGTCTCCCTGCTGATCGATGCGATCCGCGACGTCACCGCGGGCCGGGCCGAGATCCTGCCCCAGGACCCCGCGCTCGTCACGAAGGCCCCCAAGCTCCGCAAGGAAGACGGCCTCATCGACTGGACGCGTCCCGCCCGGCAGGTTCACGACCTGGTGCGGGCGATGCAGCCCTGGCCCCGGGCGACCACGAACTGGACGGCGCATGCCTCGAAGCCCGACTGGGCTGTTCCCCTGATCGTCCACAGAACCCGGGTCGTGGGCGGCAGCGGTGAGCCTGGGTCCGTCCTGGCGGCTTCGAGCGACGGGCTCGTCGTGGCGGCCGGCGAGGGAGCCGTCGAACTCGTCGTCCTGCAGACCCCCGGAAAGAAGGCGATGTCCGCGGCCGAGTTCCTTCGCGGCAACCACATTCAGCTCCGAAGCAAGCTGGGCGTCTGAATCGAGAGGAGCCTTCGAGACAAGATGCCCGCACGTACGATCGCCGTCGGAGACGTCCACGGTTGCGCCAAGGCCCTGAACACCGTGATCGACGCGATCCGGCCGACCCCCGACGACCTGATCGTCACGCTGGGCGATTACGTGAACCGCGGGCCCGATTCTCGCGGCGTGCTCGACGCCCTCGCGGCCCTGCAATCGCGTTGCCGGCTCGTCCCTCTCCTGGGAAACCACGATGAGATGCTTCTCCAGGCCCGCACCGGCCGGCCCACGACGGCCGCGACCGTCGCCGAGTCCCTTCGCCGCGGTCGTCCCCCGCGCGACTGGACTCGCGAGCTGGCGAGGCTCACGCCCGAGAACTGGGCCTTCCTCGAGAGCTGCCGGTCGTACCATGAGACCGAGGACCACCTCTTCCTCCACGCCGCCTACGACCCGGCGCAACCGCTGAGCCGTCAGCCAGACGCGCTCCTTCGCTGGCATTCGCTCCGCAACGGCATCCCTGGGCCGCATTACTCGGGCAAGGTCGCCGTCGTCGGCCATAGCTCGCAGAAGAACGGCAAGATCCTCAACCTGGGCCACATCATCTGCATCGACACGTACTGCCACGGCGGCGGCTGGCTGACCGGTCTCGACGTCCACACCGGCCAGGCCTGGCAGTCCGACCGCAACGGCCGGCTCCGCACGCGACGCGGGCCTCGCTGATCCTCGCGATCGCCGGCATTCCCGGCGTCTTTGTGGGGGGCCCTCCGACCCGCTATGATGGAGGGACGGGGCTCGCTCCCATCCTGAATCACTCGGTCACGCGGAAATCCGACGATCATGAGCGGCAAAACGGCGGAGGTCGTGAAGACTTACGGGCTCGACGCGCAGGGGATTACGCGAAAGGCCCCTACGCACTGGAACCTCGCCGCCCCCGCGCTCTACGAGCACGCGGTCCGACGCGACGAGGGCCTGATCGCCCATCTCGGCCCGTTCGTCGTCAACACCGGAGCCTTCACCGGCCGGTCGCCCAACGACAAGTTCACCGTGGACGAGCCCGGCAGCCGCGGGCATATTTGGTGGGGCGAGTTCAATCATCCGATCACCGAGGCCTCGTTCGACCGCGTCTGGTCGCGGCTGCGCGACTACCTCGCCGACAAGGAGCTGTTCGTCCAGGATTGCTACGGCGGAGCCGACCCGCGGTTCCGGCTCCCCGTGCGCGTCGTCACCCAGTACGCATGGCACAGCCTCTTCATCCGGGATATGTTGATCCGAGAATTCGACGAGGTCGTCCTGCGCGACTTCCGGCCCGAGTTCACGATCATCGACGCTCCCGAGTTCGAGGCGGACCCCATGACCGAGGGCACCCGCACGGGGACCTTCATCCTCATCAATCTTGCCAGGAAGCTCGTCCTGATCGGCGGCACCCGTTACGCGGGCGAGATGAAGAAGTCGGTCTTTTCGATCCTCAACTACCTCTTGCCGCTGCGGAAGGTGCTGGGGATGCACTGCTCGGCGAACTACGGCAGGAACCGAGACGACGTCGCCCTCTTCTTCGGGCTGTCCGGGACCGGGAAGACCACCCTCTCCACGTCGCCCGACCGGACCCTGATCGGCGACGACGAACACGGCTGGAGCGACGACGGCGTCTTCAACTTCGAAGGCGGCTGCTACGCCAAGGCCATCCGCGTCCGCGAGGAGACCGAGCCCGAGATCTACGAGACCACCAGGCGGTTCGGGACCATCCTGGAAAACGTCGTGATCGATCCCGAGACCCGCCGCCTCGACCTCGACAGCGCCGCGCTCACCGAGAACACCCGCGCCGCCTATCCGATCACCCACGTGCCGAACGCCGATGCCGGCGGGGTCGCCGGCCATCCCCGGCACATCTTCTTCCTCACGTACGACGCCTTCGGCGTGCTGCCGCCCATCGCCCGGCTCACCCCGGACCAGGCCATGTTCCACTATCTCGCGGGATATACGTCGAAAGTGGCCGGCACCGAGCGGGGCGTCACCGAGCCTCAGCTCGTGTTCAGCCCCTGCTTCGGCGGGCCCTTCCTGCCGCTCCACCCCAGAGCCTACGCCGAGCTCCTGGGGGAAAAGATCGAACGCCACCACGTCCGCTGCTGGCTGGTCAACACGGGTATCACCGGCGGCCCTTACGGAGTGGGCCGTCGCATCGCGATGCCGATCACCCGCTCGCTCATCAACGCCGCGCTCGACGGCAAGCTCGACGACCTCCCGACGGAGGTCGACCCGGCCTTCCACATCAGCCGGCTGACCACCTGCCCCGGCCTCGAGGCCGACATGCTCGACCCACGCGCCTCGTGGGCCGACTCGGACGCCTACGACCGGAAGGCCGCGGAGCTTGCCGCCCGGTTCGAGGTGAATCACGACAAGTTCGAGCGGGCCTGACGGCTCAGGTCGGCGGCTTCCCGCCGATGCGGGTCTGCTCGACGAACGCCTCGGTCGCGGCGTCGATCGAACGGCTCCGCCGTCCCTTCGCCGGGTGGATGTAGAGCGTGTGCGGGTCGACGACCGCCTGGTGCGTCGGCGGCGGCGCCATGGGGTACGCGACCGGGCGCGCATGATCGGCGAGTTGGAGCTCGGGGTTGAAGACGCTGTTGAATTTCCAGAGCATCTTCAGCGTATTGGTCTGCCCGCGCGAAAGGTTGTTCGCCAAAATGCCGCCGAGGGCCCAGACGGCCTTCCAGCCTAGATGCTTCCGGTTGAGCACCTGCTGGGTCTTGACCAGCTCGGCGTAGAAATCGTGGAGCGGCATCGCGGTCGGCAGGACCGCGTGCTGGATGTCGAACAGCCGATAGTCGCGTGTGGTGAGCCGTCGCGACTCGGTCACCCAGCTCTCGGTGCCGGGATACGGCGTGTTGACGCTGATGTTGACGATCTCGGGGATCTCCAGGCACCACTTGCGGACGACCTCGAAACGCTCACGGTCCCAGTTCGGGTCGGCGATGATGTTGATCGCCACCATGATCCCCAGCGACCTCGCGAACTCGAGGGCCTCGAAGTTCTTCGAGAGCGAGACGCGCTTGCGATAGGTCCTCAAGCCTTCCTCGTCGATGGCCTCGACTCCCAGGAACATGTACTGGAGGCCGAGGGTCTTCCAGAAGCGGAAGACGTCCTTGTTGCGCAGCAGGACGTCGCCGCGGGTCTCCAAGTAATACTGCTTCCGGATGCCCTGTCGCGCGACGGCCTCGCCGATCGCCATGCCGTGTTCGGCCTGGATGAAAGCCACGTCGTCGACGATGAAGACCCCGGGCTCGCGGATCGAGGCCAGCTCGCGGACCGAGGCCTCGGGCGACTTGACCCGATAGCTCCGTCCGTAAAACGTCCAGGCGCTGCAGAACGAGCAGTCCCACGGGCAGCCGCGGCTGAACTCGATGGACGCGCAGGGGTCAAGGACGCCGATGAAGTACTTGCGACGCCGACGAAGCAAGTCGCGCGCGGGCGTCAGATCGTTCAGGTCGTGCACGAACGCGGGAGCCGGCCCCGCTCCGTCGCTCGTGACGACGCCGGGCACGGCGAGCAAGGCCGTCGGGTCGCTGTCCGCGGCGGCCTCCACGAGTTTCGCGACGGCGGCCTCCCCTTCCCCCTTGAGCACGCAGTCGATCGCCCCGTCGGAGTGCATGAGCACGTCTTCGGCGACGAACGAGGCGCTGTGGCCGCCGGCGAAGATGAAGGCGTTGGGGAGCCGTTCGCGGGTCGCCTTCGCCAGGTCGACGACCTCCGGAATGTTCGCCAGGTAGTTGAGCGAATACGCGACCACGTCGGGTCGCCATGCGTCAATTTCGCGGAAATAGGCGGCATGGTCCTCGACTTGAAGGTCCATCAATCGCACTTCATGCCCGGCCCGGCGCAACTCCGCCGCGATCGTCTCGATCCCCAGCGGTTCCAGCCGGAGGAAGACTTTCGTGTACATCAGGGAGCTGGGATGGACGGCCAGGATTTTCATGGGGGATCCGCGGGGAGTCTCGAAATGGTGAAATCTTGCCTAGGAGTTTATATCAAGCGAGGCGACATCACGCCAGGATCGATCGCTCGCCTCGTCGCTTCGACGCGACTCGTAACCCCCTGGGCAGTCTTCGCCGTTTACCCGACCGTCAAGGTCGGCCTCGTCGATGCTCGGCGTCCGAATCGAACGGGGTGAGGTCCTCCTTGCATCGGCCGTGCCGGGCTCGCGTGCGCTTCAATAGCCGTTCCCATCCGCCTGGCCGATTGTTAAGATCGATCACCTGGAGGCGGACGCCCGGCCGACGGCGTTCCGTCCCTGCATCCGAGGCCGGACGACCTGGCCTGACAGTCCGACCGCCCCGCCGCCTGGGAGTTTCCGAGCGATGGCCGACCAACCGACCTCGCAGCCGCCCAAGAAGCTCTACATCGAGACCGTCGGCTGCCAGATGAACGTGCTCGACAGCGAGCTCGTCGTAGCCCGCCTGCGCGACGACGGCTACGAACTGACCGACGACATCGACCAGGCCGACGCCATCCTCTACAACACCTGCTCGGTCCGCCAGCACGCCGAAGATAAGATCTACAGCGCTCTCGGGCGGATCAAGCACCTCAAGAAGAAAAAACCGGGGCTCTCGGTCGGGGTCCTGGGCTGCATGGCCCAGAAGGACCAGACTCAGATCCTCCGGCGCGCGCCCCATGTCGACGTGGTAGTCGGACCCGGTCAACTCGGCCGAGTGCCGGAGCTTCTTTTGAAGGCCAAGGCCGAATCGACGCCTCAGCTCGCCGTCAGCCTGGCGCGTACGGCCGGCAGCCGCGATCACGTCACGTCGAGCTTCGACAGTTACGACGCCGACCGCGAGCCCGCCGTCCGGCCGAGCCCGTTCCAGGCCTACCTGCGGGTCATGATGGGCTGCGACAAATTCTGCACTTACTGCATCGTGCCCTCCGTGCGAGGCCCCGAACAGAGCCGCCCGCCGGATTCGATCGTCGCCGAGGCCCGACTGCTCGCCATGCAGGGGGTCAAGGAGATCACCCTCATCGGCCAGACGGTCAACAGCTATAAACACCGGGAGCCGGACGGCCGGACCACGCGGCTTTCCGATCTCCTCGCCCGGCTCCATGACATCGAAGGCGTCGTGCGGATCAAGTTCATCACGAACTTTCCCAACGATATGACCGACGACCTGCTCCAGGCCGTACGCGACCTCCCGAAGGTCTCGCGTTACATCCACGTCCCCGCGCAGAGCGGCTGCGACATGATCCTGAAGCGGATGAAGCGGATGTATACGGCCGCCTTCTACGAGGACATGCTGGCCCGCCTCCGCGAGACGATCCCGGGCTCGTCGGTGTCGAGCGACTTCATCGTCGGCTTCTGCGGCGAGACCGAGGAATCGTTCGATAAGACGGTCGGCCTTCTCGAACGCTCGCGTTTCAAGAACAGCTTCATCTTCAAGTACAGCCCCCGCGCCGGCACGAAGGCCGACGGCCTGTTCGCCGACGACGTCGCCGAGGAGGTCAAGCGGCGACGGAATCAGGTCCTCCTGGAGCTGCAGACTCGGATCAGCCTCGAGGACAACCGTGGGTTCCTGGGTCGCGATCTGGAGATCCTGGTGGAAGGGCCGAGCCGATCGACGACGCGCAAGGAAGGCTGGGACGGGCCCGACCAGATGACCGGACGGACTCATTGCGACCGGATCGTGGTGTTCTCGGGCCCCCAGAGCCTGACCGGCCTCACGGCCCGTGTGAAGATCGAGAACGCCAGCGCCGTCACCCTATTCGGGCGCGTCGCGGACGCACAAGTCACGGGTCCGGTTTGAGGGGGGCGCC
Protein-coding regions in this window:
- a CDS encoding metallophosphoesterase family protein; this translates as MPARTIAVGDVHGCAKALNTVIDAIRPTPDDLIVTLGDYVNRGPDSRGVLDALAALQSRCRLVPLLGNHDEMLLQARTGRPTTAATVAESLRRGRPPRDWTRELARLTPENWAFLESCRSYHETEDHLFLHAAYDPAQPLSRQPDALLRWHSLRNGIPGPHYSGKVAVVGHSSQKNGKILNLGHIICIDTYCHGGGWLTGLDVHTGQAWQSDRNGRLRTRRGPR
- the hpnR gene encoding hopanoid C-3 methylase HpnR, with amino-acid sequence MKILAVHPSSLMYTKVFLRLEPLGIETIAAELRRAGHEVRLMDLQVEDHAAYFREIDAWRPDVVAYSLNYLANIPEVVDLAKATRERLPNAFIFAGGHSASFVAEDVLMHSDGAIDCVLKGEGEAAVAKLVEAAADSDPTALLAVPGVVTSDGAGPAPAFVHDLNDLTPARDLLRRRRKYFIGVLDPCASIEFSRGCPWDCSFCSAWTFYGRSYRVKSPEASVRELASIREPGVFIVDDVAFIQAEHGMAIGEAVARQGIRKQYYLETRGDVLLRNKDVFRFWKTLGLQYMFLGVEAIDEEGLRTYRKRVSLSKNFEALEFARSLGIMVAINIIADPNWDRERFEVVRKWCLEIPEIVNISVNTPYPGTESWVTESRRLTTRDYRLFDIQHAVLPTAMPLHDFYAELVKTQQVLNRKHLGWKAVWALGGILANNLSRGQTNTLKMLWKFNSVFNPELQLADHARPVAYPMAPPPTHQAVVDPHTLYIHPAKGRRSRSIDAATEAFVEQTRIGGKPPT
- the def gene encoding peptide deformylase, with amino-acid sequence MLHIVKFPHPALRYASRPVDRIDDELRAVVREMFTLMYEARGVGLAANQVALPFRFFILNVTADPEQKDQELVFINPEIVKRHSWDDEEEGCLSLPGLYSKVRRPKKIRLQAFNIDGAPVDIETDDLFGRAIQHEIDHLDGKLFIDYLGTLARHGLKGKLREFESEFRRAQAAGTYLPDAEIVKHLDALRAPTTAATECPASADA
- the miaB gene encoding tRNA (N6-isopentenyl adenosine(37)-C2)-methylthiotransferase MiaB, yielding MADQPTSQPPKKLYIETVGCQMNVLDSELVVARLRDDGYELTDDIDQADAILYNTCSVRQHAEDKIYSALGRIKHLKKKKPGLSVGVLGCMAQKDQTQILRRAPHVDVVVGPGQLGRVPELLLKAKAESTPQLAVSLARTAGSRDHVTSSFDSYDADREPAVRPSPFQAYLRVMMGCDKFCTYCIVPSVRGPEQSRPPDSIVAEARLLAMQGVKEITLIGQTVNSYKHREPDGRTTRLSDLLARLHDIEGVVRIKFITNFPNDMTDDLLQAVRDLPKVSRYIHVPAQSGCDMILKRMKRMYTAAFYEDMLARLRETIPGSSVSSDFIVGFCGETEESFDKTVGLLERSRFKNSFIFKYSPRAGTKADGLFADDVAEEVKRRRNQVLLELQTRISLEDNRGFLGRDLEILVEGPSRSTTRKEGWDGPDQMTGRTHCDRIVVFSGPQSLTGLTARVKIENASAVTLFGRVADAQVTGPV
- the pckA gene encoding phosphoenolpyruvate carboxykinase (ATP), producing MSGKTAEVVKTYGLDAQGITRKAPTHWNLAAPALYEHAVRRDEGLIAHLGPFVVNTGAFTGRSPNDKFTVDEPGSRGHIWWGEFNHPITEASFDRVWSRLRDYLADKELFVQDCYGGADPRFRLPVRVVTQYAWHSLFIRDMLIREFDEVVLRDFRPEFTIIDAPEFEADPMTEGTRTGTFILINLARKLVLIGGTRYAGEMKKSVFSILNYLLPLRKVLGMHCSANYGRNRDDVALFFGLSGTGKTTLSTSPDRTLIGDDEHGWSDDGVFNFEGGCYAKAIRVREETEPEIYETTRRFGTILENVVIDPETRRLDLDSAALTENTRAAYPITHVPNADAGGVAGHPRHIFFLTYDAFGVLPPIARLTPDQAMFHYLAGYTSKVAGTERGVTEPQLVFSPCFGGPFLPLHPRAYAELLGEKIERHHVRCWLVNTGITGGPYGVGRRIAMPITRSLINAALDGKLDDLPTEVDPAFHISRLTTCPGLEADMLDPRASWADSDAYDRKAAELAARFEVNHDKFERA
- the fmt gene encoding methionyl-tRNA formyltransferase — translated: MTARSSIVMLGTGDFALPAFLGLIEAGFRMLALVTQPDRPQGRRQELIPSPIKVEAGKHDIPVFQPERVNEDEAVSHIRELRPDFIITAAYGQILSAELLGVPRIGSLNLHGSILPAYRGAAPVARAIQKGEAETGVTVIQMTPRVDAGGMIAIARTPIDPDETAGELEDRLAKLGVSLLIDAIRDVTAGRAEILPQDPALVTKAPKLRKEDGLIDWTRPARQVHDLVRAMQPWPRATTNWTAHASKPDWAVPLIVHRTRVVGGSGEPGSVLAASSDGLVVAAGEGAVELVVLQTPGKKAMSAAEFLRGNHIQLRSKLGV